A single genomic interval of Romboutsia ilealis harbors:
- a CDS encoding DUF1002 domain-containing protein, producing MNKKLNNFKKRFITLSLTAVLSLSSLGLVFADGARVVTLGSNLTQAQKDTMLKYFGVNKDEVVILEVNNQEERKYLQGVASEAQLGKKTYSCAYVEPTKSGSGINVKTANITWATPAMVATTLSTAGLTDADVVIAANFPVSGTGALTGIMKAFEDATGKPLEEDKKELASEELITTGDLGDDIGQDKATGIVNDVKTEIIKNNTKDTVQIAETINNVVNNYNVTLTDEQMVKLEGLMEKISKQDYDYSEMKNALESVSNVVNENLSAIGENVNTGLFDGIKNFFTGIGDWFKGLFSGESDGSSILDNTNDSLLGENAQIDATDKSTINLPSSEQVEGFFAKIWHWFTGLFNNDSNNTEQTEITPNEENNTTEETINSIDENSSTEETPQDSADTPASNEGDSLLDVQTQDQGSFETQEQQSN from the coding sequence ATGAACAAAAAATTAAATAATTTTAAAAAGAGATTTATAACTTTAAGCCTTACTGCAGTTTTGAGTTTATCAAGTTTAGGGCTTGTATTTGCAGACGGTGCTAGAGTTGTAACTCTAGGTTCAAACTTAACGCAAGCACAAAAAGATACTATGTTAAAATATTTCGGTGTTAACAAAGATGAAGTTGTAATACTTGAGGTTAACAACCAAGAAGAAAGAAAATACTTACAAGGAGTTGCATCTGAAGCTCAACTTGGAAAGAAAACTTATTCTTGTGCTTATGTTGAACCAACAAAATCAGGTAGTGGTATAAATGTCAAAACTGCTAATATAACTTGGGCAACTCCAGCTATGGTTGCAACTACATTATCTACTGCCGGTCTTACTGATGCTGACGTTGTAATTGCTGCCAACTTCCCAGTTTCTGGTACTGGAGCATTAACAGGTATAATGAAAGCATTTGAAGATGCTACTGGTAAGCCTTTAGAGGAAGATAAAAAAGAATTAGCTTCAGAGGAATTAATAACTACTGGAGATTTAGGTGATGATATCGGTCAAGACAAAGCTACAGGAATTGTTAATGATGTAAAGACTGAGATAATAAAAAACAATACTAAAGATACAGTTCAAATAGCTGAAACTATAAATAATGTAGTAAACAACTATAATGTTACTTTAACTGATGAGCAAATGGTAAAACTTGAAGGTTTAATGGAAAAAATATCTAAGCAAGATTATGATTACAGTGAAATGAAAAATGCACTAGAAAGTGTATCTAATGTAGTTAATGAAAACTTATCTGCTATAGGTGAAAATGTAAATACAGGATTATTTGATGGTATAAAGAACTTCTTTACAGGAATAGGGGATTGGTTTAAAGGATTATTTAGTGGAGAAAGTGATGGTTCAAGTATACTTGATAATACTAATGACAGTTTACTTGGAGAAAATGCTCAAATAGATGCTACTGATAAATCAACTATAAACCTTCCATCTAGTGAACAAGTTGAAGGATTCTTCGCTAAAATATGGCATTGGTTTACAGGATTATTTAATAATGATTCTAATAACACTGAGCAAACGGAGATAACTCCAAATGAAGAAAATAATACTACTGAAGAAACAATAAATTCTATAGATGAAAATAGCTCTACTGAGGAAACTCCTCAAGATAGTGCTGATACTCCTGCTTCTAATGAAGGTGATTCATTATTAGATGTGCAAACTCAAGATCAAGGTAGCTTTGAAACTCAAGAACAACAAAGTAATTAA